In Deltaproteobacteria bacterium, one DNA window encodes the following:
- a CDS encoding cupin domain-containing protein, translated as MKATGVRQQSIVSESSKRLLPVAFPVQAMKLINLKTSLKALKTFNDELRHADCFKEKNFTSGLIAFRPTKKSDPRQINHDDQDVICHIVKGTGRLRIRGKRTALRPGMICHIPKGTPHDFAAGKKGELVLFYVLVTTV; from the coding sequence ATGAAGGCAACAGGCGTGAGGCAACAGTCAATAGTTTCGGAATCGTCGAAACGGTTGTTGCCTGTTGCCTTTCCTGTTCAAGCGATGAAACTCATAAACCTAAAAACATCGCTCAAGGCATTAAAAACCTTCAACGACGAGTTGCGCCACGCCGACTGCTTCAAAGAAAAAAATTTCACCAGCGGGCTGATCGCCTTTCGGCCCACCAAGAAATCCGATCCAAGACAGATCAACCACGACGACCAAGACGTCATCTGCCATATCGTGAAGGGCACCGGACGGCTGCGCATCCGTGGCAAGCGCACGGCGCTGCGGCCCGGCATGATCTGCCACATCCCCAAAGGCACACCGCATGACTTCGCCGCGGGCAAAAAAGGCGAGCTGGTGCTCTTTTATGTGCTCGTGACCACCGTATAA
- a CDS encoding exopolyphosphatase — protein MRLVTRADFDGLVCGALITKFEQVDSYLFVEPKFMQDGQVDIRAGDIIANLPYNRNCTLWFDHHITNTMPEFDQPIMLRKGGFRLAPSAARVVYEYYTELGKRFRTGGVEQREQPSAFPADQILPFLNTDRMVDLLQDADKVDAGQLTREDVLNPKDYVLLSMTTDGRYAEDEPYWRNVIDLLRDQPLEKIMKEPEVARRCRKVLDFQEKLRKILLERTTMKKNVIYVDLRGIKDIPDGNRFLLFTLFPDGNISVKVNYDTQRENTTAISVGYNIFNKTATINVGELLNRYGGGGHKVVGSCRVPNDKAEQAIKEIVAAVTE, from the coding sequence GTGAGACTGGTAACTCGTGCCGACTTTGACGGCTTGGTTTGCGGCGCCCTCATCACAAAATTCGAGCAGGTCGATTCCTACCTGTTTGTCGAACCGAAGTTCATGCAAGACGGCCAGGTTGATATTCGTGCGGGCGACATCATCGCCAACCTCCCCTACAACAGGAATTGCACACTCTGGTTCGACCACCACATCACCAACACGATGCCGGAGTTCGATCAACCGATCATGCTGCGCAAGGGCGGCTTTCGGCTGGCGCCGAGCGCGGCGCGGGTGGTTTACGAATATTACACTGAATTAGGCAAACGCTTTCGCACCGGTGGCGTCGAGCAACGGGAACAGCCAAGCGCGTTTCCGGCCGATCAGATACTGCCCTTTCTCAATACCGACCGCATGGTTGATCTGTTGCAAGACGCCGACAAGGTCGACGCCGGGCAGCTTACCCGCGAAGACGTGCTCAACCCGAAAGACTACGTGCTGTTGTCGATGACCACCGACGGCCGCTACGCCGAAGACGAGCCCTACTGGCGCAACGTCATTGACCTACTACGCGACCAACCGCTGGAAAAAATCATGAAAGAGCCGGAAGTCGCGCGGCGCTGTCGAAAGGTGCTCGATTTCCAGGAGAAGCTGCGCAAGATCTTGCTCGAACGCACGACCATGAAAAAGAACGTGATCTACGTCGACCTGCGCGGCATCAAAGACATTCCCGATGGCAATCGTTTTTTGCTCTTCACGCTGTTCCCCGATGGCAACATCTCGGTCAAGGTGAACTACGACACCCAGCGGGAAAACACCACGGCGATCTCCGTCGGCTACAACATTTTCAATAAGACTGCGACCATCAACGTCGGCGAGCTGCTCAACCGCTACGGCGGCGGCGGCCATAAAGTGGTCGGCTCCTGCCGCGTGCCCAACGATAAAGCCGAGCAGGCGATTAAAGAGATCGTCGCGGCGGTAACGGAATGA